From Nicotiana tabacum cultivar K326 chromosome 22, ASM71507v2, whole genome shotgun sequence, one genomic window encodes:
- the LOC107818589 gene encoding protein PHOX1-like, protein MGKPTGKKKNHVKSKTNAGNVKHSRATPEHKSKAFDEDTAVFIKMSQELKEEGNKLFQKRDHEGAMLKYEKAIKLLPRNHIDVAYLHSNMATCYMQMGIRELPKAINECNLALEVAPKYSKALLKRAKCYESLNRLDLALRDVKHVLSIEPNNLTALEIADKVKRGIEETFLNVEDKKVVLPLLLSTDVVKDNMKKKKNNKFDRKKAVEIKEAKVDGVEEKTEDKVVVEEKRSVEEEKPATRTVKLVLGEDIRCAQLPVSCSFQLVRDIVQDRFPNLKGALIKYRDQEGDLVTITTTDELRLAESSVDTRGSLRLYITEVSPDEEPMYEAMRVEKDVNLSICTSTIVAKEGRKLDKGPTCPQNWIVQFATLFKNHVGVDCDSHLDLHETGMKLYSEAMEDTVTNEEAEQLFEIASAQFQEMAALSLFNWGNVHMSRARKEVFFTEEGSGESVSEQVKSAYEWAEKEYEMAERRYEEALRVKPDFYESLLALGQQQFEQAKLSWYYLIGSKVELETGTCAEILELYNKAEDSIERGIEMWEEMEEQCLNGISKHDEYKAQLQKRGLDGILKDKPAEEAKEQAENMRSQIYLLWGTILYERSVVEFKIGLPTWEECLEVAVEKFELAGASQTDIAVMIKNHCSNETAMEGFKVDEIVQAWSEMYDTNRWQTGVPTFRLEPLFRRRVSSLHSILENL, encoded by the exons ATGGGGAAGCCCACAGGGAAGAAGAAAAATCATGTAAAATCAAAAACAAATGCTGGAAATGTGAAACATAGTAGAGCTACTCCAGAGCATAAATCCAAAGCATTTGATGAGGACACAGCTGTGTTTATCAAGATGTCTCAAGAACTGAAGGAAGAAGGAAACAAGCTTTTTCAGAAACGCGATCACGAGGGCGCTATGTTGAAGTATGAGAAAGCCATCAAATTACTTCCTAGGAATCATATTGATGTTGCCTATTTGCATAGCAATATGGCTACTTGCTATATGCAAATGGGTATTAGGGAGTTGCCAAAAGCTATAAATGAATGTAACTTGGCACTTGAAGTTGCTCCAAAATATAGCAAAGCTTTGTTGAAGAGAGCAAAGTGTTATGAATCATTGAATAGGCTTGATTTAGCTTTAAGGGATGTGAAGCATGTTTTGAGTATTGAACCTAATAATTTGACTGCACTGGAGATTGCAGATAAGGTTAAAAGGGGAATAGAAGAAACGTTTCTTAATGTTGAAGATAAAAAAGTAGTATTACCACTTTTACTATCTACTGATGTTGTGAAGGAtaacatgaaaaagaaaaagaacaataaATTTGATAGAAAGAAAGCTGTTGAGATTAAGGAAGCTAAGGTTGATGGGGTTGAAGAGAAGACAGAGGACAAGGTGGTTGTGGAGGAGAAGAGAAGCGTTGAGGAAGAAAAACCGGCGACAAGAACAGTGAAGTTGGTTCTGGGGGAGGATATAAGATGTGCACAATTACCAGTTAGTTGCAGTTTTCAACTTGTGAGAGACATAGTTCAAGATCGATTTCCAAACTTGAAGGGTGCACTTATCAAGTATAGGGATCAAGAAGGTGACTTGGTTACTATCACAACTACTGATGAGCTCAGGTTGGCTGAATCATCCGTTGATACTCGGGGTTCTTTAAGACTCTACATTACAGAAGTTAGTCCTGATGAAGAACCTATGTATGAGGCAATGAGGGTTGAAAAAGATGTGAATCTCAGTATTTGCACATCAACTATAGTCGCAAAGGAGGGGAGGAAACTGGATAAAGGGCCAACATGCCCCCAAAACTGGATTGTCCAATTTGCAACGCTATTCAAGAATCATGTTGGAGTGGATTGTGATTCACATCTGGATCTTCACGAGACAGGAATGAAATTATATTCAGAAGCTATGGAGGACACTGTTACAAATGAAGAAGCGGAACAGCTCTTCGAAATTGCTTCAGCTCAGTTCCAAGAGATGGCAGCTTTGTCTTTGTTTAATTGGGGAAATGTACATATGTCTAGAGCAAGAAAAGAAGTATTTTTCACAGAAGAAGGTTCTGGAGAGTCGGTGTCTGAACAGGTTAAATCTGCATATGAATGGGCAGAAAAAGAATATGAAATGGCAGAAAGGAGATATGAAGAAGCTCTTAGAGTAAAGCCAGATTTCTACGAAAGCCTTCTTGCACTCGGTCAACAGCAGTTTGAACAAGCAAAACTCTCTTGGTACTATTTGATTGGTAGTAAAGTTGAGTTAGAGACAGGGACATGTGCAGAGATCTTGGAGCTCTATAACAAGGCTGAGGATAGTATAGAAAGAGGGATCGAAATGTGGGAAGAGATGGAAGAACAGTGTCTAAATGGAATCTCGAAACACGATGAATATAAAGCTCAGTTGCAGAAAAGGGGTTTGGATGGTATACTTAAAGATAAACCAGCTGAAGAAGCTAAAGAGCAAGCTGAAAACATGAGGTCTCAGATATACCTGTTATGGGGAACTATTCTCTACGAACGTTCTGTTGTGGAATTTAAGATAGGATTACCAACCTGGGAAGAATGTCTAGAGGTTGCAGTTGAGAAGTTTGAACTAGCTGGAGCATCTCAAACAGATATTGCAGTCATGATAAAGAACCACTGTTCCAACGAAACTGCTATGGAAG GGTTCAAGGTTGATGAGATTGTACAGGCATGGAGTGAGATGTATGATACAAACAGGTGGCAAACTGGGGTGCCAACTTTCAGACTAGAACCACTGTTCCGACGTCGGGTTTCAAGTCTTCATTCTATACTGGAAAATCTTTGA